The DNA window TGCAGCAGGAAGCCTGACCCTGACGGTCATTCCGTCGGCCATGGCCTGAATCGGGTTGTCCACCACCAGTTCCAGGGGAAAGGCTCGGGTAGAGGTGTCGGCAGTGGGTGAGAGAAAAAAAACCCGGCACGAGAATTCCTCCCGGGGAAGGGCATCCACGGTAAAGGGAAATTGTGTGTGATCCTTGAGCAGGTGGACGTCCTTTTCACTGAGGGATAACTTTATTTTCATCCGGCCCAGCTCAACGATCTCCGTGATGGGGGTCCCCGGCAGTATCACCTCCCCCTGTTCCACTTCCCGAAAGGCGATAACCCCGTCACAGGGAGCGCGAATCATCGATTTTTTCAATCGGTCTTCGGCCAGGGCCAGGACCGCCTCTGCCTGGGCCAGCGCGGCCTTGGCGGAATTTATATCTTCGATGCGGGGACCTTCCAGGGCCATGACCAGCTGCTGTTTCGCCGATTCCATATTTGCCCTGGCCGTTGTCAGCTGTCGTTCCGCGGTGTCGTAACTGCTGTTGGAAACGGCGCGAATGTCATAGAGGCGCTTTATGCGCTCATGGTTCTTCTCGGCCTCGAACAGGGCCGCCTCCGCCGCACTCACCGCAGAGGTGGCGATCTGAATCTCCTGGGGCCGGCTTCCCTTTTCCATCTTGTTCAGCCCGCTTCTGGCGGCTGCGACGGCTGCTTCGGCCTCCTTCACCTGGAGTCGTGCGCTGACAGCGCCGACCTCGGCAAGGAGCATTCCCTCCCGAACCCGGTCTCCCTTTTCAAAGGACAGTCTTTCGATGAGCCCGCCCAATTCAGCGGAGACCGTCACCTTTCGGTGCGCAGTCATCACGCCCACATATTCCATGCTCCCTTCAGGGGCGGACGCCTCGACAGGACAAATGTTGACCTGTTTTTCTGCAGGTGGGTCCGCCTTCTTATCCACACCGGTTTCGGCCTCCTTGCCGCAGCCATACAGACAAACCAGAAGGGCTCCCGCCAGAAGACAGGCTGTCTTGATGATGTGGTTAGACACGTTGTTAATCCTTCAAAATAGGCGCAAGGCGCGAAGTTTAGGGCACAAGGTATTGGCTGCAAGCTTCAGAGAGTATTGCAAACACCCTGTCTCCTGTGAGCGCTCAATCCCGGCATCCCTCAATTTTTCAATCCTATCAACTCCTCAATCCTTCAATCCCTCAATCCCTCAATTCCTCAATTCCTAAATTTCTTGGTTCCTCAATCCCTTCATATAGACCTGAATCGCCATAATGGCCGCGGGCGTCACCCCGGAGATTCTGGAGGCCTGGCCCAGGGAGATGGGCCGGATCCGGCCCAGTTTTTCCCTTACCTCATTTGTGAGCCCATGGACCGATCCATAGTCCATTTTCTCCGGAAGCCGGACGGTTTCCATCCGTTTCATTTTTTCCACCTGACGTTCCTGACGTTCGATATACCCCTCATATTTGATTCGGGTCTCCACCTCCAGGGCCACATCCTCCCGGGTCCGGGAAAGTTCCGGATCGAAGCGGGAGAGATCCTCAAAGAAGACGTCGCTCCGCCTCAAGAGCTGCTCCAGTGTCGTGGCATTCCGGATGGCGGCAGCGCCCAGGGCCTTGAGCCTGTCCAGGGTCACGGGATCCGGTTTCAGGGTGACGGCCCTCAGTCGTGAGCAAAGCTCCTCGACCTGGTCCCGTTTTTTGCAGAACTCCCGGTAGATCTCATCGGAGACCAGCCCCA is part of the Deltaproteobacteria bacterium genome and encodes:
- a CDS encoding efflux RND transporter periplasmic adaptor subunit — encoded protein: MSNHIIKTACLLAGALLVCLYGCGKEAETGVDKKADPPAEKQVNICPVEASAPEGSMEYVGVMTAHRKVTVSAELGGLIERLSFEKGDRVREGMLLAEVGAVSARLQVKEAEAAVAAARSGLNKMEKGSRPQEIQIATSAVSAAEAALFEAEKNHERIKRLYDIRAVSNSSYDTAERQLTTARANMESAKQQLVMALEGPRIEDINSAKAALAQAEAVLALAEDRLKKSMIRAPCDGVIAFREVEQGEVILPGTPITEIVELGRMKIKLSLSEKDVHLLKDHTQFPFTVDALPREEFSCRVFFLSPTADTSTRAFPLELVVDNPIQAMADGMTVRVRLPAAAGKKVVKIPSAWLSEQDGKIGIYVFEDQKARFKEVTLGAYYENRVEILKGLQSQDLIITNPSGLKEGEAVKVRQ